One window of Candidatus Nitrospira kreftii genomic DNA carries:
- a CDS encoding putative Peptidase M16: protein MTTRPWIVARESSLVKLPTALGRVDVDDVASCIRNQPRGLTALHASRFTICSLIMAFILAFNINVPSYASSSNLAERVIEHRLGNGLTVLMVERHQTPIVSINITFAVGGINEQVGQTGIAHLYEHMAFKGTRKIGTTNYEKEKLILDELALVGTELDQRQREFDANTARATDEARAAIESLQKRFTDLQAEAAEYVVGNEMALLYQRHGGVGLNASTGKDLTRYMISFPSNRLSLWAAIESDRMAHPVLREFYKERGVVMEERRLRNDDSPNGLLFETFTSAAFRAHGYGIPTIGWGSDILSLTPADTEAFFKTHYGPNRATIALVGDINPREVIALIEQTFGNIPAAPPPPSLVTVEPEQRGERRVEVEFDSEPAIVIGYHKPTLGHPDDDVFDVIDAVLSEGLTSRLHQKLVKEKRVAASVGSDASHPGVRAPNLFVVTATPLAPHTTAEVETAIYEEIERLKREPVSHKELEKVLNNLDADLVRGLRSNSGLASQLAMYQALAGDWQYILTSRDKIAKVTAADVQRVATQYFTKSNRTVAVLVKKGNAKAASATPVSGVRP from the coding sequence ATGACCACTCGACCGTGGATCGTAGCTCGTGAATCGTCTCTCGTCAAACTGCCAACAGCACTAGGAAGGGTTGATGTGGACGATGTCGCCTCTTGCATAAGAAATCAACCTCGTGGCCTTACCGCGCTTCACGCTTCACGCTTCACAATCTGTTCTCTCATCATGGCCTTCATTCTTGCTTTTAATATCAATGTGCCATCGTACGCATCAAGCTCGAATCTTGCCGAGCGAGTGATTGAACACCGACTTGGGAATGGGCTGACGGTTCTCATGGTCGAACGACATCAGACGCCCATCGTGTCGATCAATATCACCTTTGCGGTAGGCGGGATCAATGAGCAAGTCGGTCAAACCGGCATCGCGCATCTCTATGAGCATATGGCATTTAAAGGCACCCGCAAGATCGGCACAACGAACTATGAAAAAGAGAAGCTGATCTTGGACGAATTGGCACTGGTTGGAACCGAGCTCGATCAACGCCAGCGCGAATTCGATGCCAACACTGCACGCGCAACGGACGAAGCGCGCGCGGCTATCGAGTCACTTCAAAAGCGCTTTACCGACCTCCAGGCAGAAGCAGCCGAGTATGTCGTCGGTAACGAAATGGCCTTGTTGTACCAGCGTCATGGCGGCGTCGGACTCAATGCCTCGACGGGGAAGGACCTCACTCGCTACATGATCAGTTTCCCCTCCAATCGATTGTCTTTGTGGGCAGCAATCGAATCGGATCGAATGGCTCATCCTGTCTTGCGTGAGTTCTATAAGGAGCGGGGCGTTGTGATGGAAGAACGGCGTTTACGCAACGACGACAGTCCGAACGGTCTGTTGTTTGAAACCTTCACATCGGCGGCATTCCGCGCCCATGGTTATGGCATTCCGACGATCGGATGGGGATCCGATATCCTGTCGCTGACACCGGCCGACACGGAAGCCTTCTTTAAGACGCACTATGGCCCGAATCGTGCCACCATTGCCCTGGTCGGCGATATCAACCCAAGGGAAGTGATTGCGTTGATCGAGCAGACCTTCGGGAACATTCCGGCCGCGCCGCCGCCTCCGTCGTTAGTGACGGTCGAGCCGGAGCAGCGCGGTGAGCGGCGAGTCGAAGTTGAATTTGACTCGGAGCCGGCAATTGTCATCGGGTATCACAAGCCGACATTGGGACATCCCGATGACGATGTCTTTGACGTGATCGATGCCGTATTGAGTGAAGGTCTCACGTCTCGCCTTCATCAGAAATTGGTCAAGGAAAAGCGCGTAGCGGCTTCGGTCGGATCAGATGCGAGTCACCCGGGGGTTCGGGCGCCGAACCTATTTGTCGTCACAGCCACGCCGTTGGCTCCTCATACGACCGCGGAAGTAGAAACCGCGATCTATGAAGAGATCGAACGGCTGAAGCGGGAACCAGTGTCGCACAAGGAGCTGGAGAAGGTGCTCAATAATCTGGATGCCGACTTGGTGCGAGGGTTACGTTCGAACAGTGGGTTGGCGTCCCAACTGGCGATGTATCAGGCATTGGCGGGTGATTGGCAATACATCCTGACATCACGGGATAAGATTGCCAAGGTGACGGCTGCCGATGTACAGCGCGTCGCGACACAGTACTTCACGAAGTCGAATCGGACCGTTGCCGTTTTAGTGAAAAAAGGGAATGCGAAAGCGGCTTCGGCAACGCCTGTCAGTGGGGTGAGACCATGA
- a CDS encoding hypothetical protein (conserved protein of unknown function), producing the protein MKRGRVGWMSMRSGVARLLGVAALLLVSGMIAYSADLEADDPRSMTFEPVEFSPPEPERVVLDNGLVVYLLEDHELPLVTITATMRTGSWLDPADKVGLAAMTGAVMRTGGGGGLSAEQVDAELEQFAGDVHIGIGRQSGSASLDVLSKDLNRGLEIFAGLIRSPAFEPARLELAKLQAIESIRRRQDSPGSIVSREFSKTLYGADHPTARESSVESIKRLTRQDLVAFHRSTIHPNGMLVGVTGDFTRDEMLALLRKVFGDWQKGTVPELKIPDASEPDMSQSVVRFINKDTSQTHLRVGHLSIKESDPDYVALAIVNDILGGSSFRSRLFNDVRTKRGLAYSVGSRLHTGMHDQGVWMMRAETKMTSTQEVIERFVANMERMREELVTDAELVEAKEAYVNSFVFSFSSPSAIVSRVIELEYDGLPKDFLQQLRAQVIKLTKEEVLAAAKKHLHPDRLRIIAVGSGDALMKALSTFGDVKEIKLSPEG; encoded by the coding sequence ATGAAGCGGGGAAGAGTGGGCTGGATGAGTATGAGAAGCGGGGTTGCGAGGCTGCTTGGCGTGGCGGCCCTCTTGCTGGTGTCGGGAATGATCGCCTATTCGGCCGATCTAGAGGCTGACGATCCCAGAAGCATGACGTTTGAGCCGGTTGAGTTCTCACCGCCTGAACCGGAGCGAGTGGTTTTGGATAATGGCCTGGTTGTCTATCTGCTGGAGGACCATGAATTGCCCTTGGTCACGATCACCGCCACGATGCGGACTGGGAGTTGGCTCGATCCAGCCGATAAGGTTGGATTGGCAGCTATGACCGGTGCGGTGATGCGCACCGGTGGTGGAGGTGGTTTGTCGGCGGAGCAGGTCGATGCGGAGTTGGAGCAGTTTGCGGGCGATGTCCACATCGGGATTGGGAGGCAATCAGGCTCAGCCTCCCTGGATGTGTTGAGTAAGGACTTGAATCGGGGATTGGAGATCTTTGCCGGTCTCATTCGATCGCCGGCGTTTGAGCCTGCTCGTCTGGAACTGGCCAAGTTGCAGGCCATTGAGTCGATCCGTCGCCGACAAGATAGCCCTGGGTCCATCGTCAGCCGGGAATTTAGCAAAACGCTCTATGGCGCCGACCATCCCACGGCTCGAGAAAGTTCAGTCGAGTCGATTAAACGTCTCACGAGACAGGATCTTGTCGCGTTTCATCGAAGCACGATTCACCCGAACGGGATGCTGGTCGGTGTGACCGGCGACTTCACACGAGACGAGATGTTGGCCTTGCTCCGGAAGGTGTTTGGCGATTGGCAAAAGGGCACGGTGCCTGAGCTGAAGATTCCCGACGCCTCGGAACCGGACATGTCTCAATCTGTGGTGAGGTTCATCAATAAAGATACATCGCAGACGCATCTCCGGGTGGGGCATCTTTCGATCAAAGAGAGCGATCCCGACTATGTCGCATTGGCAATCGTGAACGATATCCTAGGAGGAAGCTCGTTTCGCAGCCGTCTCTTCAACGACGTGCGAACGAAGCGGGGGCTGGCCTATTCCGTCGGAAGCCGACTCCATACAGGGATGCACGATCAGGGTGTCTGGATGATGCGGGCCGAAACTAAGATGACCTCTACACAGGAGGTGATCGAGCGGTTTGTGGCGAATATGGAACGTATGCGCGAAGAGCTGGTGACAGATGCCGAACTTGTGGAAGCGAAAGAAGCGTATGTGAATTCGTTCGTCTTCTCCTTTTCCAGTCCATCGGCCATCGTGAGTCGCGTAATCGAACTGGAGTACGATGGGTTACCGAAGGACTTTCTTCAGCAGTTGCGCGCACAGGTGATCAAGCTGACCAAGGAGGAGGTGCTCGCGGCGGCCAAGAAACATTTGCATCCCGATCGACTGAGAATCATCGCGGTCGGGTCGGGGGATGCATTGATGAAAGCGCTATCAACGTTTGGAGACGTGAAGGAAATCAAGCTTAGTCCGGAAGGATGA
- a CDS encoding glutamate-1-semialdehyde aminotransferase (aminomutase), translating to MKTSRSAKLFTEAQQLIPGGVNSPVRAFRSVGGQPRFIARAKGSRLYDVDRNAYIDYVLSWGPMILGHAHSAVIASIKKAAEQGTSYGAPTELEVSLAREIRSAFPSMEKIRLVSSGTEAAMSAIRVARGFTKRNGVMKFEGCYHGHSDYLLAKAGSGLATLGIPDSPGVPDDFVKHTLTAPYNDIRTVQQLITTHRHQLACVILEPIAGNMGVVPPAPEFLSALRQLTAQHDILLIFDEVISGFRVNYGGAQALYGIMPDLTVLGKIIGGGLPVGAYGGRKEIMDLIAPVGPVYQAGTLSGNPLAVTAGLATLKQLRTKGIYKQLEQRSAALAKGIGEAAKKAGVPVTQTRVGSMLTTFFTPGPVVDWNTAKQSDTKRYGQFFHHMLEQGVYLAPSQFEAAFLSTAHSTQDVEKTIRAAYAAFKKL from the coding sequence ATGAAGACATCTCGCTCTGCAAAGCTTTTCACCGAGGCTCAACAGCTCATACCTGGAGGCGTGAATAGTCCCGTCCGAGCCTTCCGCTCGGTCGGCGGGCAACCACGCTTTATTGCCAGGGCCAAAGGATCACGGCTCTACGACGTGGATCGGAACGCCTATATCGATTACGTGCTGTCGTGGGGGCCAATGATCTTGGGACATGCACACTCCGCGGTAATCGCATCGATCAAGAAAGCGGCGGAACAAGGGACGAGTTACGGCGCGCCCACGGAACTGGAAGTGTCGCTAGCCAGAGAAATTCGGAGCGCCTTTCCCTCTATGGAAAAGATTCGGCTGGTTAGTTCCGGAACCGAAGCGGCCATGAGTGCGATCCGTGTTGCCAGAGGCTTCACGAAACGCAACGGAGTCATGAAATTCGAGGGGTGCTATCACGGGCACAGTGATTACTTGTTGGCGAAGGCCGGATCAGGCTTAGCGACGTTGGGAATCCCCGATTCACCGGGCGTGCCTGATGACTTTGTCAAACATACCTTGACCGCCCCCTACAACGACATTCGCACCGTTCAACAACTCATTACAACTCACCGTCATCAGTTGGCCTGCGTCATCCTGGAGCCGATCGCGGGCAATATGGGCGTAGTGCCTCCTGCACCCGAGTTTTTATCAGCGCTTCGCCAGCTGACAGCACAGCACGATATCCTCTTGATCTTTGATGAAGTGATCTCTGGGTTTCGCGTCAATTATGGTGGGGCGCAGGCACTCTATGGCATCATGCCGGACCTCACCGTGCTGGGTAAGATTATCGGGGGAGGCTTACCAGTCGGCGCGTATGGCGGGCGCAAAGAGATCATGGATCTCATTGCGCCGGTCGGGCCGGTCTATCAGGCCGGGACTTTGTCCGGGAATCCATTGGCCGTTACGGCAGGGCTAGCCACGCTCAAGCAGTTGCGCACAAAAGGGATTTACAAGCAGCTGGAGCAGCGTTCAGCAGCCCTGGCGAAGGGTATCGGCGAGGCGGCAAAAAAAGCAGGAGTTCCCGTCACGCAAACCCGCGTCGGGTCGATGTTGACCACGTTTTTTACCCCAGGACCTGTCGTGGATTGGAATACGGCGAAACAATCCGACACGAAGCGGTACGGCCAGTTTTTTCATCACATGCTCGAACAGGGCGTCTATCTGGCGCCTTCTCAGTTTGAAGCGGCCTTCCTTTCCACCGCCCACAGTACGCAAGACGTCGAGAAAACCATCAGAGCCGCATACGCAGCGTTCAAAAAACTCTAG
- a CDS encoding hypothetical protein (conserved protein of unknown function), with protein MWNILQNLHVVWKSNADKVVSRSRDCLVSSLLALAVLSLAVTSHAQVSPSGSLKRSPAEVVKRYVLLDQKGARLDAPSFDTLTPYINWKEEPAWGRVVVVEKTDVPDDYRKWEILNNLEVVIPVTFQVRGAVYLESATFIPEDTTEEVRFHVKVVGNYWRIVSPIIPPHVGLKRMVSFAREAEANEENKTHRTELASLIDSLRKAK; from the coding sequence GTGTGGAACATCCTGCAGAATCTACACGTTGTGTGGAAGAGCAATGCGGACAAAGTCGTGAGTAGGTCGCGCGACTGCCTTGTCTCCTCCCTTCTTGCCTTGGCGGTCCTCAGCCTGGCCGTTACGTCACATGCACAGGTAAGCCCGAGTGGCTCGCTCAAGCGCTCTCCGGCGGAAGTCGTCAAGCGGTACGTGCTGCTTGATCAGAAAGGTGCTCGCCTGGACGCTCCGTCGTTTGACACCTTGACTCCCTACATCAATTGGAAGGAAGAGCCGGCATGGGGTCGTGTGGTCGTGGTCGAAAAAACCGACGTGCCGGATGATTATCGAAAATGGGAAATCCTCAATAATCTGGAAGTGGTCATTCCTGTGACGTTTCAGGTGCGAGGTGCAGTGTATCTCGAGAGTGCCACCTTCATTCCTGAAGACACAACGGAAGAGGTCCGGTTCCATGTCAAAGTCGTGGGGAACTACTGGCGTATCGTCTCCCCGATCATTCCTCCTCATGTGGGGTTGAAACGGATGGTGAGTTTCGCGCGAGAAGCCGAAGCGAACGAAGAAAATAAGACCCATCGCACCGAACTGGCATCCCTCATTGACTCCTTGCGAAAGGCCAAATAA
- a CDS encoding hypothetical protein (conserved protein of unknown function) — translation MDMMGRVGLVEIPILIAPDQKVWMDRMIKEGKIAIPPGGTLEKGSLYSMFIRMLLHNAMEEQKRQEALEAEDEDDE, via the coding sequence ATGGATATGATGGGACGTGTGGGGCTGGTTGAAATCCCTATTTTGATTGCCCCCGATCAGAAGGTTTGGATGGATCGCATGATTAAGGAAGGAAAAATTGCGATTCCGCCGGGTGGCACATTGGAAAAGGGCTCGCTCTATTCGATGTTTATCCGCATGTTGCTCCATAACGCGATGGAGGAACAAAAGCGGCAGGAGGCACTGGAGGCAGAGGACGAAGACGACGAATAG
- a CDS encoding hypothetical protein (conserved protein of unknown function): protein MLTDPRRWTPLTALLITLVCASSVGSFISAADAERSIAPFPGNSILTPWDPIDVPSSLRTAPQKAYDLLQRLEERDGSPLPGYVGGREFQNRERRLPRGRYREYDVNPKIRGHSRDAERIVIEQRTGKAYYTGDHYRTFVPLN from the coding sequence ATGCTCACTGATCCTCGGCGATGGACGCCACTCACCGCTCTTCTCATCACACTGGTGTGTGCGAGCAGCGTAGGCTCTTTCATCTCAGCAGCCGATGCCGAGAGAAGCATCGCTCCCTTCCCCGGCAACTCCATCCTCACCCCATGGGATCCGATCGACGTTCCTTCTTCGCTCAGAACCGCTCCACAGAAAGCCTACGATCTCCTTCAGCGTCTGGAAGAGCGAGACGGCTCACCTCTTCCTGGCTATGTCGGCGGACGTGAGTTCCAGAATCGAGAACGGCGCCTTCCACGAGGTCGCTATCGGGAGTATGATGTCAACCCAAAGATACGGGGGCATAGCCGTGATGCCGAACGGATTGTCATTGAACAGCGGACCGGGAAAGCCTATTACACAGGGGATCACTACCGCACGTTTGTCCCTCTCAACTGA
- a CDS encoding hypothetical protein (conserved protein of unknown function), with protein MPLLPPRVIGPLSACSGSVRVQGQLSGSTITIFADGVAVGSGTASWPDQIFPLSASLTAGQQITATQAVGVEISPLSPEPIEVQAKPPIIGTVGFRSHLNQCGECVWLEGLVPGATVELRDGGTVLGAGESYDGNARFHLATPLAAGMDIKAQQTACSTPGTVTDGPPVDVLVEKLQTLPTPVVQAPLRECERRVTVSNVVHGATVTLMRSAGPNLQACFDLDSLWMGVNPPLALGETISARQELHGRCKLKSADALPVMVQDNTPVPVANVVPPLCAGNTTVVLNGLVMAARVKILADGVELGMAESPVDGTYDFLVPALVGGTTVTAIQELCGEWSIPGTGVLVDPAPASLPTPKVHEPLFECGAAVRVSNLHVGARVYVYSSLLGAPIGERTADADEVDVPVAPLLIAHDKIFAVQRGCGLVSSQSNTVVVGKIERLQAPRVVEPLYSCENAVRVVDVVPGARVDVYVNGIFRGSAVGGGTNLTVGVSSQLAVGDSVTALQRLCQHISPLSKPVLVQEFRGRWVQVGNTTAAGILAVHAALLHTGKIVYFGGDQHDSGLNAAGDVDHTRLFDCATHAITVITGLPGNSDLFCAGHSQLADGRILAAGGTRKWGGGGIHPPGHFIGLRDAYLFDPSDDQWHATGKLVTQRASEVGPGLDIEKTGGKWYPTLVTMPDGRVLAVSGHPEVDDSRHNNNSLELYDPATGTWSIVGAVDYGNIDTVDARRYEYPRLHVLPDGKVISMSPMANRRLEKWHPYTDATDWDDVIAPPPEGIYDNWFAQDTTSVMLPLSPTDKYRARIMQAGGSMPFILDLGNLAAGWIAAPRSMFDHPNPGDVNPVRENADAIILPTGEIFIEGGLKNGLNDATGVRAPEIYDPVSGTWGVLPASPVVRGYHSTALLMPNGAVWVAGSNFNASPGLSNRELRIEIFEPWYFCGRRPSITDAAPKACHGEKLEIRTPDAADIQKVVLVRCGTVTHNFNSDQRHITLEFTREKGDVILAAVPSEPNVVIVGYYLLFVIDSTGRPSTGRFVQICMGKRRPPRPWLDQEWWDRLRDLLRDGRNLTLEEIRTLQREAVGPIFPPWRRPLSMEGHGPGDQGGHGPDHPQDHDHDHDHGHDGGHH; from the coding sequence ATGCCGTTACTACCGCCCCGCGTAATCGGCCCACTGTCCGCATGCAGTGGGAGCGTCCGCGTACAGGGTCAGCTCAGTGGTTCGACCATCACCATTTTCGCAGACGGCGTTGCGGTAGGATCCGGCACAGCCTCGTGGCCGGACCAAATCTTCCCGCTTTCGGCATCGCTCACTGCCGGCCAACAGATTACGGCTACCCAGGCAGTGGGCGTAGAGATAAGTCCCCTCTCGCCAGAACCTATCGAGGTGCAGGCCAAGCCTCCGATCATCGGCACGGTTGGCTTTCGTAGCCACTTGAACCAGTGCGGAGAATGCGTCTGGCTGGAGGGGCTCGTACCAGGAGCCACGGTCGAGCTGCGAGACGGCGGCACGGTGCTCGGTGCCGGTGAGAGCTACGACGGCAACGCCCGCTTCCATCTGGCCACGCCGTTAGCTGCGGGTATGGACATCAAGGCTCAACAGACCGCCTGCAGTACCCCTGGTACAGTCACCGATGGACCTCCAGTGGACGTGTTGGTCGAAAAGTTGCAGACACTTCCGACGCCTGTGGTGCAGGCGCCGCTCCGCGAATGCGAACGGCGCGTCACCGTGAGCAACGTTGTCCACGGGGCCACGGTCACGCTCATGCGAAGCGCCGGCCCGAATTTGCAGGCCTGTTTCGATTTAGATTCCTTGTGGATGGGCGTGAATCCGCCGCTCGCGTTGGGGGAAACGATCAGCGCCAGGCAGGAATTGCATGGGCGCTGCAAGCTAAAGAGCGCCGATGCCCTGCCGGTCATGGTACAGGACAACACACCCGTGCCTGTCGCCAATGTGGTGCCTCCGCTTTGCGCCGGCAACACGACAGTAGTACTGAACGGCTTGGTGATGGCCGCCCGCGTGAAGATTCTCGCGGATGGTGTCGAGCTCGGAATGGCCGAGTCTCCCGTGGACGGCACCTACGACTTCCTCGTTCCTGCGCTGGTCGGCGGGACTACTGTGACGGCCATTCAAGAATTGTGCGGCGAATGGAGTATCCCTGGGACCGGCGTGCTGGTGGATCCCGCCCCGGCATCCCTACCGACGCCCAAGGTGCACGAACCGCTTTTCGAATGTGGCGCAGCCGTTCGAGTATCAAATCTGCACGTCGGCGCGCGCGTGTACGTGTACTCATCCCTGCTCGGCGCGCCAATCGGCGAACGCACGGCCGATGCCGACGAGGTAGACGTTCCCGTGGCGCCACTGCTCATCGCACACGACAAAATTTTCGCGGTCCAGCGAGGATGCGGGCTCGTCAGCTCGCAGTCCAACACGGTCGTTGTGGGAAAGATCGAGCGCCTTCAAGCACCACGTGTGGTAGAGCCTCTATACTCTTGCGAAAACGCCGTTCGTGTGGTTGACGTCGTTCCCGGTGCCCGGGTCGACGTATATGTCAATGGCATCTTCCGTGGCAGCGCCGTGGGTGGCGGCACAAACCTCACCGTCGGCGTAAGCAGTCAGTTGGCGGTCGGCGACTCGGTGACAGCGTTACAGCGCCTGTGCCAACACATCTCACCACTGAGCAAACCCGTCCTCGTGCAGGAGTTTCGAGGGCGATGGGTCCAAGTCGGGAATACTACAGCCGCCGGCATTCTCGCCGTGCATGCCGCGCTCCTGCATACAGGCAAGATCGTCTACTTTGGCGGCGATCAGCATGACAGTGGGCTTAATGCTGCAGGAGATGTGGATCACACGCGGCTCTTCGATTGTGCGACACACGCCATCACAGTCATCACCGGGCTGCCGGGCAATAGCGACCTTTTCTGCGCCGGCCACTCCCAACTTGCCGATGGACGCATTCTTGCGGCAGGCGGTACGCGAAAGTGGGGTGGCGGCGGCATTCATCCGCCAGGACATTTCATCGGTTTGCGTGATGCCTATCTATTCGACCCATCCGACGACCAATGGCATGCCACAGGGAAACTGGTCACCCAACGTGCGAGCGAAGTCGGACCAGGACTCGACATCGAAAAAACAGGCGGCAAGTGGTATCCCACGCTCGTCACGATGCCGGACGGTCGAGTACTCGCAGTCTCCGGCCACCCCGAAGTGGACGACAGTCGTCACAATAACAATTCGCTTGAGTTGTATGACCCCGCGACCGGCACGTGGTCCATCGTAGGAGCCGTCGATTACGGCAATATCGACACCGTGGACGCACGCCGGTACGAATATCCCCGGTTGCACGTGCTGCCGGATGGAAAGGTGATCTCCATGTCGCCCATGGCCAACCGGCGTCTCGAAAAGTGGCATCCGTATACCGACGCAACGGATTGGGATGATGTGATCGCTCCACCACCGGAAGGAATCTATGACAACTGGTTCGCTCAAGACACCACCTCGGTGATGCTGCCGCTTTCGCCGACGGACAAGTATCGCGCCCGCATCATGCAGGCCGGAGGATCGATGCCGTTCATTCTGGATCTGGGCAACCTCGCCGCCGGGTGGATCGCCGCACCGCGCTCGATGTTCGACCATCCCAATCCGGGCGACGTGAATCCGGTTCGTGAAAACGCCGACGCGATCATTTTGCCCACCGGAGAGATCTTCATCGAGGGAGGGCTCAAGAACGGCCTCAACGACGCGACGGGCGTGCGCGCACCAGAGATATATGACCCCGTATCCGGCACGTGGGGGGTGCTGCCTGCCTCACCGGTCGTGCGTGGCTACCACAGCACGGCACTCCTCATGCCGAATGGAGCTGTGTGGGTCGCCGGTTCTAACTTCAACGCCTCGCCCGGCCTGTCGAACCGAGAACTTCGCATTGAGATTTTTGAGCCATGGTACTTCTGCGGTCGCCGGCCATCCATCACCGATGCCGCGCCAAAGGCCTGCCACGGCGAAAAGCTGGAGATTCGCACACCCGATGCGGCCGATATTCAGAAAGTCGTGCTCGTTCGATGCGGCACGGTGACACACAATTTCAATTCTGATCAACGCCACATCACCCTCGAATTCACCCGAGAAAAGGGTGACGTCATCCTTGCTGCAGTACCGTCCGAGCCCAACGTGGTGATCGTGGGCTACTACCTCCTATTCGTCATCGATTCGACCGGGCGTCCTAGCACCGGCCGCTTTGTGCAGATCTGCATGGGCAAGCGGCGTCCTCCCCGTCCATGGCTCGATCAGGAATGGTGGGACCGATTACGTGACCTCTTGCGCGATGGACGAAACCTGACATTGGAGGAAATTCGAACGCTTCAGCGCGAAGCAGTTGGTCCAATATTTCCGCCCTGGCGGCGACCGCTGTCGATGGAGGGGCACGGCCCAGGCGATCAGGGTGGTCATGGTCCCGATCATCCGCAGGACCACGACCATGACCATGATCATGGCCATGATGGTGGTCACCATTGA
- a CDS encoding hypothetical protein (conserved protein of unknown function): MTQTPVDLLIFDLDGTLIESKWDIAHSVNFTLVELGLPERPIEEIFGFVGDGVKRLLRLAVGEGNQVRFEEALRVFRGHYLEHCLDRTTFYPGIELMLQYFAHKTKAIATNKSIEYTRVILNGLGPKHFGYMVGGDNGFGLKPEPGMLLHIVDTLGVPKERTVLIGDSTNDINGGHNAGIRVCAVGYGMGNREKMAACQPDWFIEHPQQLMELFI; encoded by the coding sequence ATGACGCAGACTCCGGTAGACTTGCTGATCTTCGATCTGGACGGCACCCTGATCGAATCAAAGTGGGATATTGCCCATTCTGTGAACTTTACACTGGTCGAACTGGGGTTGCCCGAGCGTCCCATTGAGGAGATTTTTGGGTTTGTCGGCGACGGTGTGAAACGACTGCTCCGCTTGGCGGTTGGTGAGGGCAATCAGGTCAGATTCGAAGAAGCGTTGAGGGTATTTCGCGGCCACTATCTCGAACATTGCTTGGATCGGACGACGTTCTACCCGGGCATCGAGCTGATGCTGCAGTATTTTGCTCATAAAACCAAGGCGATTGCGACCAACAAGTCGATTGAATACACTCGTGTCATTTTGAACGGGTTAGGCCCGAAGCATTTTGGATACATGGTGGGTGGAGACAATGGATTCGGACTCAAGCCCGAACCCGGCATGTTATTGCACATTGTCGATACGCTGGGCGTGCCGAAAGAACGGACGGTTCTTATCGGGGACAGCACGAATGACATCAATGGAGGCCATAACGCCGGCATCCGTGTATGCGCGGTGGGGTATGGAATGGGTAATCGGGAGAAGATGGCCGCGTGTCAGCCCGATTGGTTCATCGAACACCCACAACAACTTATGGAGCTTTTCATATGA
- a CDS encoding hypothetical protein (conserved protein of unknown function), with protein MSLQPTFDTHLTSAIPPWSMLLVIPDGDSALSFVKAPPGFALCIIQGKKCGQVSDLLTEFARALDFPDYFGHNWDALEECLADFDWLPAKGYILLITDAHAVLPDDEDEYDTLLEVLSDAGEAWSKGQTADGRRAPFHGVFVVPEQDKSKRKRWELEEFFLDKRKPPRAKPARKRSAKTSK; from the coding sequence ATGTCCCTTCAACCAACATTTGACACACATCTGACTAGCGCGATCCCCCCCTGGTCGATGTTGCTTGTGATACCTGATGGGGATTCCGCCCTATCCTTCGTGAAAGCCCCGCCGGGATTTGCGTTGTGTATCATCCAGGGAAAGAAATGCGGTCAAGTATCGGACCTCCTCACTGAGTTTGCACGAGCACTCGATTTTCCGGATTACTTCGGACACAACTGGGATGCCTTAGAAGAATGTCTTGCCGATTTCGACTGGCTCCCAGCTAAAGGGTATATCCTCCTCATCACAGACGCACACGCCGTGCTTCCCGATGATGAAGACGAGTATGACACACTGCTGGAAGTCCTCAGCGACGCAGGCGAAGCGTGGAGTAAGGGACAAACAGCTGACGGTCGGCGGGCCCCATTTCATGGTGTGTTCGTCGTGCCCGAACAAGACAAATCCAAGCGGAAACGCTGGGAGCTAGAGGAATTCTTCCTCGACAAGCGGAAGCCCCCGAGGGCGAAACCAGCCCGCAAACGTTCAGCGAAGACTTCGAAGTAA